A stretch of the Clostridiaceae bacterium genome encodes the following:
- a CDS encoding metal ABC transporter permease → MEIFKYDFMIKAFLVGGLIAIIAPCIGIFILLKRLSMIGHSLSHTSLAGVAVGLIAGINPILGATAFSVIAALSIEKIRKSFTNYSEIAIAIITSAGIGLAGVLSGFIKSSATFNNFLFGSIVAISNFEVILVSVLSVIILLTIIVLYKPLFYIAFDEESSRLAGIPVSSINFLFTLLTAIAISISSRTVGALIISSLMVIPVSTAMQVGKSFANTLVLSIIFSLISTFSGLFISFYTNLKPGGTIVLVGVILLILTIFYKNILKRYCSKLLALMSREC, encoded by the coding sequence ATGGAAATATTTAAATATGATTTTATGATAAAAGCATTTCTTGTGGGCGGCTTAATTGCCATCATAGCACCATGCATAGGGATTTTTATATTGTTGAAAAGGCTGTCGATGATAGGCCATTCCCTTTCCCATACATCGTTAGCAGGTGTAGCAGTGGGACTTATTGCAGGTATTAACCCTATTTTAGGAGCAACGGCTTTTTCTGTGATTGCAGCCTTAAGTATAGAAAAAATAAGAAAGTCATTTACCAATTATTCTGAGATAGCAATAGCAATTATTACATCAGCAGGTATAGGACTTGCAGGTGTATTATCAGGATTTATTAAAAGCAGTGCGACTTTTAACAACTTTCTTTTTGGCAGTATAGTTGCAATTAGCAATTTTGAGGTAATACTGGTTTCTGTTTTAAGTGTAATAATATTATTAACTATAATTGTCTTATATAAGCCATTATTTTATATTGCTTTTGATGAAGAATCATCAAGGCTTGCAGGTATTCCCGTGTCGTCCATAAATTTTTTATTTACATTGCTTACCGCAATAGCAATTTCAATATCCTCCAGAACAGTGGGCGCACTGATAATATCCTCCTTAATGGTTATTCCGGTATCTACTGCAATGCAAGTGGGCAAAAGTTTTGCAAACACATTGGTTCTTTCCATAATATTTTCATTGATTTCTACATTTTCAGGCCTATTTATATCTTTTTATACAAACCTGAAACCTGGTGGGACAATAGTATTAGTTGGAGTGATTTTGCTCATATTAACAATATTTTATAAGAATATATTAAAAAGATATTGTTCAAAATTGTTAGCACTCATGTCCAGAGAGTGCTAA
- a CDS encoding metal ABC transporter ATP-binding protein has protein sequence MDRVIDVRNLKFSYGELNVLDDVTFHVNKGDYLGIIGPNGSAKSTLIKLMLGVLKPLEGEIKLLGEKIEKFDQWGKVGYIPQRAANFNNSFPATVEEIVGANLYSRIKKMKISKKAYKEEIDKALEIVGMQHYKKRLIGNLSGGQQQRVFIAKVLVSQPELIFLDEPMSGMDAASEEAVYCLLAKLNKEMKISVVMVTHDIGAITSHANKLAIMSNRKLVICNPDVDNVGDLLTNLYGHRVNINIIKYNCGNCSWRNGAK, from the coding sequence ATGGACAGGGTTATAGATGTCAGAAACCTAAAATTTAGTTATGGAGAGTTAAATGTATTAGATGATGTCACTTTTCATGTTAACAAAGGTGACTACCTGGGAATAATTGGTCCTAACGGATCTGCAAAAAGCACCTTAATAAAGTTGATGTTAGGAGTTCTAAAACCCCTTGAAGGTGAAATAAAATTACTGGGTGAAAAAATTGAGAAATTTGATCAGTGGGGCAAGGTTGGATATATACCTCAGAGAGCCGCAAATTTTAATAACAGTTTTCCTGCTACAGTAGAAGAAATTGTTGGTGCCAATTTATATTCCAGAATAAAAAAGATGAAAATCAGTAAAAAAGCATATAAAGAGGAAATAGACAAGGCACTGGAAATAGTAGGAATGCAGCATTATAAAAAAAGGTTGATAGGAAATTTATCTGGAGGTCAGCAACAGAGGGTATTTATAGCAAAAGTGCTTGTCAGCCAGCCTGAACTTATATTTCTGGATGAGCCCATGTCAGGTATGGATGCTGCTTCAGAAGAAGCTGTATATTGTCTTCTTGCAAAACTTAATAAAGAAATGAAAATTTCCGTAGTAATGGTGACTCATGATATTGGTGCCATTACTTCACATGCAAATAAGCTGGCTATTATGAGCAACAGGAAACTTGTAATATGTAACCCTGATGTGGATAATGTTGGTGATTTATTGACAAACCTCTATGGACATAGAGTAAACATAAATATAATAAAATATAATTGCGGTAATTGCAGCTGGAGGAATGGGGCAAAATGA